A single region of the Thermodesulfatator indicus DSM 15286 genome encodes:
- a CDS encoding RNA polymerase sigma factor, with protein MQHHVIYRDISPADKKLAENYVAKIIERFEKLTNKFDPDLVHLRIVVEGLEKKKFYFVQLTLSVPQGVLSARGEHKRLKTAFKIARERLEKELARHLSELRGEHVYKRHQRYIQEMAKALPELAVDKQADLKERFMDRLRPLLRDLYRIARREILFHQLTGELPPEYLDPGDVVDEAILWAYENYDQIVAMGDLAHALHKKILEIIKREINKLKEEGHEAIPVEETVPLDDVRYKLKEMPESPYFFEEERLRWEDVLPAGEVTEPEEALSAEELNNLIMRELSRVPEEKRQAFVWHVLDGLSFAEIAKLQGRDEESVRQDIEEVREYIRQRWQALGAKPKEIEEEVEAK; from the coding sequence ATGCAACATCATGTAATTTATCGTGATATTAGCCCAGCAGATAAAAAGCTTGCTGAAAATTATGTAGCCAAAATCATTGAACGTTTCGAAAAGTTGACCAACAAATTTGACCCTGACCTGGTGCATTTGAGAATCGTGGTGGAAGGGCTTGAAAAGAAAAAGTTTTATTTCGTGCAATTAACCCTTTCAGTCCCTCAGGGAGTTCTTTCGGCAAGGGGAGAACACAAACGCCTGAAAACCGCTTTTAAAATAGCTAGAGAGCGTTTGGAAAAAGAACTTGCTCGTCATCTTTCTGAATTGAGAGGAGAACATGTTTATAAGCGCCATCAGCGTTATATACAAGAGATGGCCAAGGCCTTACCAGAACTGGCCGTAGATAAACAGGCTGACCTCAAAGAGCGTTTTATGGATCGTTTGCGTCCTCTTTTGCGAGACCTTTATCGTATTGCTCGTCGCGAAATACTTTTTCATCAGCTAACCGGGGAGTTGCCTCCAGAATATTTAGATCCAGGCGATGTGGTAGATGAGGCTATCCTTTGGGCTTATGAAAACTACGACCAAATAGTGGCTATGGGAGATTTGGCCCATGCTTTGCATAAGAAAATCCTCGAAATTATCAAGCGAGAGATAAATAAACTAAAGGAAGAAGGACACGAGGCCATACCAGTGGAAGAAACTGTGCCTTTAGATGACGTACGTTATAAACTCAAGGAAATGCCTGAAAGTCCCTACTTTTTTGAAGAAGAAAGACTTCGTTGGGAAGATGTATTACCAGCGGGAGAGGTTACCGAACCTGAAGAAGCTCTTTCAGCGGAAGAACTTAACAATCTTATCATGCGAGAGCTTTCAAGAGTGCCTGAAGAAAAACGGCAGGCTTTTGTTTGGCATGTTCTTGATGGTCTAAGTTTTGCAGAGATAGCCAAACTTCAGGGGCGAGACGAAGAAAGCGTTCGCCAAGACATAGAAGAAGTACGTGAGTATATACGGCAGCGCTGGCAGGCCTTAGGGGCTAAGCCCAAAGAAATAGAAGAGGAAGTAGAAGCAAAATAA
- the rfaE2 gene encoding D-glycero-beta-D-manno-heptose 1-phosphate adenylyltransferase, giving the protein MLPLEELCQRVRRRKALGQKLVFTNGCFDLLHAGHVSYLARAREAGDFLVIGLNSDASVKRIKGPERPINPQENRAKVLAALSVVDYVVFFDEDTPEKLIKTLRPDILVKGADWPEEKIVGASFVKSYGGKVLRIPFEHEISTTKIIEKIRKNEA; this is encoded by the coding sequence ATCCTGCCTCTAGAAGAACTTTGCCAGCGGGTTAGGCGGCGCAAGGCGCTTGGGCAAAAGCTTGTTTTTACTAACGGTTGTTTTGACTTGCTTCACGCCGGCCATGTTAGCTATCTTGCCAGGGCCCGCGAAGCAGGAGACTTTCTGGTAATAGGCCTTAATTCTGACGCCTCAGTTAAAAGAATTAAAGGCCCAGAACGGCCTATAAATCCTCAGGAAAACAGGGCTAAGGTCTTAGCCGCCCTTTCGGTGGTTGACTACGTTGTTTTCTTTGATGAAGATACACCAGAAAAGCTCATCAAGACCCTGCGACCAGACATCCTGGTCAAAGGAGCGGACTGGCCAGAAGAAAAAATAGTTGGGGCCAGTTTTGTTAAAAGTTATGGCGGAAAAGTCTTGCGTATTCCTTTCGAACATGAGATATCTACTACCAAAATCATAGAAAAAATCAGAAAAAATGAAGCTTAA
- a CDS encoding radical SAM protein, with amino-acid sequence MKLKPLDSGGIMLSYRCQSGCRHCVYACGSKWQDWMSRDFLENLLRGLKETSENLKGFHLAGGEAFLNFDLLLFAVEKCTELGVPLEYVETNAGWCVDYATGVEKLKLLKDAGLRSILISVSPFHAETIPLKRTLTAIRVSEKILGAGNVIVYMWQFIDLIDRFSREKPIPLNNWIKTFGNEAAGSLFWDGYALIPGGRAGVELGFLAPSKYPPEHFARENCLREILLSGHVHFDPYGHYIPLFCGGLSLGKIEDLAAFVKTFDYRKLPLVKILVEEGPYGLFIFAQNEFGLELENKFFAGKCHLCVEVRRFLAQTGVFEELAPKAFYENLRSTLPPLEE; translated from the coding sequence ATGAAGCTTAAACCTCTCGATTCTGGCGGCATAATGCTTTCTTATCGTTGCCAGAGTGGGTGTAGGCATTGTGTTTACGCTTGTGGCTCCAAGTGGCAAGACTGGATGTCTCGCGATTTTTTAGAAAATCTCTTACGCGGCCTAAAAGAAACTTCAGAAAACCTTAAGGGGTTTCATCTGGCCGGTGGCGAAGCCTTTCTGAATTTTGACCTTTTGCTATTTGCCGTGGAAAAATGCACAGAGCTTGGCGTTCCCCTAGAATACGTAGAAACAAATGCCGGGTGGTGCGTCGATTACGCAACCGGTGTAGAAAAGTTAAAGCTTTTGAAAGATGCTGGCTTAAGAAGCATTCTCATTTCTGTTAGTCCTTTTCACGCAGAAACTATCCCCCTTAAGCGGACGCTTACCGCGATCAGGGTTTCAGAAAAGATTCTTGGAGCCGGCAACGTAATCGTTTATATGTGGCAGTTTATTGACTTGATAGACCGTTTTAGCCGGGAAAAACCCATCCCGCTTAATAACTGGATTAAAACTTTTGGTAACGAGGCCGCGGGGAGTCTATTCTGGGACGGTTATGCCTTAATTCCAGGGGGCCGAGCCGGTGTGGAGCTAGGTTTTTTAGCCCCTAGCAAATATCCTCCAGAACATTTTGCCCGTGAGAATTGCCTTCGCGAAATTCTCCTCTCAGGCCATGTCCATTTTGACCCCTATGGCCATTATATACCTCTTTTTTGTGGCGGCTTAAGCCTGGGAAAAATAGAAGACCTGGCTGCTTTTGTTAAAACTTTTGATTATCGTAAACTTCCTTTAGTTAAAATTCTCGTTGAAGAAGGCCCTTACGGGCTTTTTATTTTTGCCCAAAATGAGTTTGGCCTTGAGCTTGAAAATAAATTCTTTGCCGGCAAATGTCATCTTTGCGTTGAAGTGAGGCGATTTCTGGCCCAAACAGGAGTATTTGAAGAATTGGCCCCTAAGGCCTTTTACGAAAACCTGCGTTCAACTTTGCCGCCGCTGGAGGAATGA
- a CDS encoding redox-sensing transcriptional repressor Rex, translated as MAGFKIPGITVYRLALYARTLEKLLEEGKDIISSEELARECGVNSAQLRKDLSYFGQFGVRGVGYSIPALLRHIRRILGAGREWFMVLMGAGHLGQALLKYEFLPKRGFKFVAAFDIDEEKIGRVVNDVYVYHLNQLSWVLREHPAEIGVIATPAKAAQEVADLLIENNIKGILNFAPVRIKHPPNVIVEHSDLTILFDKLAFYLNRLD; from the coding sequence ATGGCTGGATTTAAGATCCCTGGCATAACTGTATATAGGCTTGCCTTATATGCCCGCACGCTCGAAAAATTGCTTGAAGAAGGAAAAGATATTATCAGTTCCGAAGAATTAGCCAGAGAATGCGGGGTTAATTCTGCTCAACTTCGCAAAGATCTTTCTTATTTTGGCCAGTTCGGGGTAAGAGGGGTTGGCTATTCTATTCCCGCTCTTCTAAGACACATCCGTCGCATATTGGGGGCAGGTAGAGAATGGTTTATGGTACTTATGGGCGCAGGGCATTTGGGACAGGCTCTTCTAAAATATGAGTTTTTGCCTAAACGCGGCTTTAAGTTCGTTGCCGCCTTTGATATAGACGAAGAAAAAATAGGCCGAGTCGTAAATGACGTTTATGTTTATCACCTCAATCAATTAAGCTGGGTATTGAGAGAACATCCTGCAGAAATCGGCGTTATTGCCACTCCAGCCAAGGCCGCTCAAGAAGTAGCTGATCTTTTGATAGAAAATAATATAAAAGGTATTCTTAATTTTGCGCCTGTTCGCATTAAACACCCGCCCAACGTCATAGTCGAACATTCAGATCTTACTATCCTTTTTGACAAGTTAGCCTTTTATTTAAATCGGCTGGACTAA
- a CDS encoding DegQ family serine endoprotease — MRSKIGVILLFFVFLANVNANASVFEEIFKVKRTEENKAVTTQNKVQDQEAINLAIKLSHAFAQVAKKAGPAVVFVQVEKVIVKQGPAMEPFPFGSPFDFFGPDFFERFFRERFPHKYKQMAAGSGFIISKDGYIITNNHVVANADKVTVKLADGREFKAKIVGTDPASDVAVLKIKADNLPVLPLGDSDKIQVGEWVIAIGNPFGLTQTVTVGVISAKGRSGMGITDYEDFIQTDAAINPGNSGGPLVNLRGEAIGMNTAIFTRSGGYMGIGFAIPINMVKVIAKQLIEKGKVVRGWLGVVIQDLNEDLAKSFGLEKPEGALVTDVAPNSPADKAGLKPGDIIVEYNGKPVKNVAELRTLVALTSPGTKVKMVVFRKGHKKELEVVIGSQPQSFSILTGQNELLQKLGLEVKPLTPALAEQLGYGVNEGVVITGVAPGSPADIAGLRPGMLIEEVNHRRVHNLKEFVEALALSKKTGIVLFLVRDKEFRRYVSIRLR, encoded by the coding sequence ATGAGGTCTAAAATAGGAGTTATTTTGTTATTTTTCGTTTTTTTGGCGAATGTTAATGCTAATGCCTCGGTTTTTGAGGAAATTTTCAAAGTAAAAAGGACAGAAGAAAATAAAGCCGTTACCACTCAGAATAAAGTTCAAGATCAAGAAGCCATCAATTTGGCCATAAAACTTTCACATGCTTTTGCCCAGGTAGCCAAAAAAGCTGGGCCAGCTGTAGTTTTTGTTCAAGTTGAAAAGGTGATAGTAAAACAAGGGCCTGCCATGGAACCTTTTCCTTTTGGCAGTCCTTTTGACTTTTTTGGTCCAGACTTTTTTGAAAGATTTTTCAGAGAACGTTTCCCCCACAAATACAAGCAAATGGCAGCGGGCTCAGGTTTTATTATAAGCAAAGACGGATATATCATTACTAATAATCACGTGGTGGCTAATGCGGATAAAGTTACAGTAAAGCTTGCCGATGGCCGAGAATTTAAGGCCAAAATAGTAGGTACAGACCCGGCTTCTGATGTAGCGGTACTCAAAATCAAGGCCGATAACTTGCCAGTTCTTCCCCTAGGCGATTCAGATAAGATTCAGGTTGGTGAATGGGTTATAGCTATCGGTAATCCCTTTGGCCTTACCCAAACCGTCACCGTAGGTGTAATTAGTGCCAAAGGTCGTTCAGGTATGGGCATCACTGACTATGAAGACTTTATTCAAACCGATGCGGCTATTAATCCGGGTAATTCTGGAGGACCATTAGTCAACCTTAGAGGTGAAGCTATTGGGATGAATACCGCCATTTTTACTCGGTCAGGCGGTTACATGGGGATAGGTTTTGCTATTCCCATTAATATGGTCAAGGTGATTGCTAAACAGCTGATAGAAAAAGGCAAGGTGGTAAGGGGATGGCTTGGAGTGGTAATTCAGGATCTCAATGAAGATCTGGCTAAATCCTTTGGCTTAGAAAAGCCTGAAGGGGCTTTGGTAACAGATGTAGCTCCCAATTCCCCCGCTGATAAGGCAGGGCTTAAACCCGGAGACATAATTGTCGAATATAATGGTAAACCCGTCAAAAATGTCGCTGAATTGCGCACTTTAGTAGCCCTTACTTCTCCAGGAACTAAAGTCAAGATGGTGGTATTCAGAAAAGGCCATAAAAAGGAGCTTGAAGTTGTTATCGGTTCCCAACCTCAAAGTTTTAGTATCCTTACCGGTCAAAATGAGTTATTGCAAAAGTTAGGACTAGAGGTAAAGCCTCTTACGCCGGCCTTGGCCGAACAGCTGGGTTATGGAGTAAATGAAGGCGTAGTTATTACAGGTGTAGCCCCTGGTAGCCCCGCAGATATCGCTGGTTTGCGTCCAGGTATGCTGATCGAAGAGGTAAATCACCGTCGAGTCCACAACCTTAAGGAATTTGTTGAAGCTTTAGCACTTAGTAAGAAAACAGGAATAGTTCTTTTCCTTGTCAGAGATAAAGAATTTAGACGTTATGTAAGCATCCGCTTAAGGTAG
- a CDS encoding HAD family hydrolase, whose protein sequence is MMLPQNIWEKIEAVFFDAEGTLFHITPPVGYIYAEICREYGLLVDASELQKTFLKVYLSLRGNWKASPESCFEGWREVFLKTISFFGKLKDPEAAYLKGYECFANPKYFRLSPDTEETLSALKASGRRLAILSNWDERLIRLIKAFGLEHLFEDILVSCEAGFMKPEPEIFHLACERLKISPNRALMIGDSLSDDVLGARAAGLWALRYPGGSLKKFFPQEIFLS, encoded by the coding sequence ATGATGCTACCCCAAAATATCTGGGAAAAAATTGAAGCAGTCTTTTTTGACGCTGAAGGAACCCTTTTTCACATCACCCCGCCAGTGGGCTATATTTACGCAGAAATTTGCCGTGAATATGGCCTGTTAGTTGACGCTTCTGAACTCCAAAAAACTTTTTTAAAGGTTTATTTGAGCCTTCGTGGAAACTGGAAGGCCTCTCCTGAAAGCTGTTTTGAAGGCTGGCGCGAGGTGTTTCTTAAAACCATTTCTTTTTTTGGGAAGCTCAAAGACCCTGAAGCCGCTTATTTAAAAGGATATGAATGTTTTGCTAACCCAAAATATTTTCGCCTGTCCCCAGATACCGAAGAAACCCTTTCTGCTCTTAAGGCCTCTGGCCGCAGGCTGGCTATTCTTTCTAACTGGGACGAAAGGCTCATTCGCTTGATTAAAGCCTTTGGCCTTGAACACTTATTTGAAGACATTCTAGTATCCTGTGAAGCAGGCTTTATGAAGCCAGAGCCTGAAATTTTTCACCTGGCCTGCGAAAGGCTAAAAATTTCTCCGAACAGGGCTTTAATGATAGGGGATAGCCTATCTGACGATGTTTTAGGTGCCAGAGCGGCCGGACTCTGGGCCTTACGTTACCCAGGCGGCAGCCTCAAAAAATTTTTTCCTCAAGAAATTTTCCTTTCTTGA
- a CDS encoding peptidylprolyl isomerase — MKFLISVVLALLIGFASTVHAKDEILAKVGPYKLTKKEFEAQLESAPPQIKMILAHQPELKKALVERWAEISVLALGAKDAGLEKDPEVKRQIEEATKQILAQAYLEKKVLAKVKQVSDKELKSYYEKNKAKFQEPEEVRARHILIQVPQNASKEEVKKAYEKAQKIRERLLKGEDFAKLAKEYSDDPGTKDKGGELGFFSRGQMIKEFEDAAFSLKPGEISKPIRTPFGFHIIQVEEKKVPKEKPFEEVKAKVKEEYINQKQKEALQQALKELKAKYKVKIYTDKL, encoded by the coding sequence ATGAAATTTTTAATTTCGGTGGTTTTGGCATTACTAATAGGATTTGCCTCTACGGTACACGCCAAGGATGAAATCTTAGCTAAAGTGGGTCCTTATAAGTTAACCAAAAAAGAATTTGAGGCTCAGCTTGAATCTGCTCCTCCTCAAATCAAGATGATTCTTGCTCATCAGCCTGAGCTCAAAAAAGCTTTGGTAGAACGCTGGGCGGAAATTTCAGTTTTGGCCCTAGGAGCCAAAGATGCTGGCCTCGAAAAAGACCCAGAGGTCAAGCGTCAAATAGAAGAGGCTACCAAACAAATTCTTGCCCAAGCCTATCTTGAAAAGAAAGTCCTAGCCAAAGTCAAACAGGTTAGCGATAAAGAGCTTAAAAGTTATTACGAAAAAAACAAAGCTAAATTTCAGGAACCCGAAGAAGTAAGGGCTAGGCACATTTTAATTCAAGTTCCCCAAAATGCTTCTAAAGAGGAAGTTAAAAAGGCTTACGAGAAAGCCCAAAAAATCCGCGAAAGACTTCTTAAGGGTGAAGACTTTGCCAAACTGGCCAAAGAGTACTCCGATGATCCAGGCACTAAAGACAAAGGGGGAGAGCTTGGCTTTTTTAGTAGAGGCCAAATGATCAAAGAGTTTGAAGATGCTGCTTTTTCTTTAAAACCTGGAGAAATTAGTAAGCCAATTCGTACGCCTTTTGGTTTTCATATTATTCAAGTCGAAGAAAAGAAAGTTCCTAAGGAAAAGCCATTTGAAGAAGTCAAAGCGAAAGTAAAAGAAGAATACATTAATCAAAAGCAAAAAGAAGCCTTACAGCAGGCTTTAAAAGAACTTAAAGCAAAATACAAGGTAAAAATTTATACCGATAAGCTTTAA
- a CDS encoding DNA integrity scanning protein DisA nucleotide-binding domain protein, whose product MNLLKLDLKKCLTDKLLDYAVELSNCLPLQAIMVYADVFHNEEELKSYVERLENAQLVLVSRDKLNFPLPEKVSFIRVPHIKLTRLGQMKIAVLVGVSKGIFHPQDIILCLSGIAESGVLDSLFIIDIGSEFEFFEVNQLEHLREVVRPEVFLRVLEIAIDLAVEGREGKPIGTTFIIGDSEKVLEYCEQLILNPFKGYDEKERNILDPHLEETIKEFASLDGAFVIRGDGIIETAGAFIRAGGVMVDIPPGLGTRHRSAAAITAITKAVAITVSESTGTVMVFYGGKIIMEIERPLIFGSLPTEEKTFSIREEIK is encoded by the coding sequence ATGAACTTACTGAAATTAGACTTAAAAAAATGTCTAACAGATAAACTTCTAGATTATGCTGTGGAGCTTTCCAACTGTCTTCCCTTGCAAGCCATTATGGTTTACGCCGATGTTTTTCATAATGAAGAAGAACTCAAAAGTTATGTGGAAAGACTGGAAAATGCTCAACTTGTTTTGGTAAGTCGTGATAAATTAAATTTTCCTTTACCAGAAAAAGTATCTTTTATAAGAGTGCCTCATATCAAATTGACCCGCCTAGGACAGATGAAAATAGCCGTCCTGGTAGGTGTGTCTAAAGGTATTTTTCACCCTCAAGATATAATCCTCTGTCTATCTGGAATTGCCGAAAGTGGGGTACTAGATTCTCTTTTCATCATAGATATCGGTTCAGAGTTTGAGTTTTTCGAAGTCAATCAGCTTGAACATTTACGCGAAGTTGTTAGGCCAGAAGTTTTCTTACGCGTTCTAGAAATAGCCATTGACCTAGCCGTAGAAGGAAGAGAAGGGAAGCCTATCGGCACAACTTTTATCATAGGTGATAGCGAGAAAGTCCTGGAATATTGTGAACAGCTTATATTAAACCCCTTCAAAGGATATGACGAGAAAGAACGAAATATTCTTGATCCCCATCTCGAAGAAACAATCAAAGAATTTGCCAGCCTTGATGGGGCTTTTGTCATAAGGGGTGACGGGATAATTGAAACGGCTGGTGCTTTTATTCGCGCTGGAGGAGTTATGGTGGATATTCCTCCAGGACTTGGGACCCGGCATAGATCTGCAGCGGCTATTACCGCTATAACCAAGGCCGTAGCCATTACTGTTAGTGAATCAACTGGAACCGTTATGGTTTTCTACGGTGGGAAAATAATCATGGAAATAGAAAGGCCTTTGATTTTTGGTTCATTACCTACGGAAGAAAAAACTTTTTCAATAAGAGAAGAAATCAAATAA
- a CDS encoding ribonuclease H-like domain-containing protein has protein sequence MLYRTFLFLPGVSERTEFFLWQEGVTHWWKLLEAESLPGISPGRLSFWKKKLSQVIIFKENLASLAEILPKRHHWRLYQKFKNRALFLDIETDGLKKGLNQVTVLGLFDGEEYKAFIAGENLEEGLQILADAELVVTFGGSFFDFPFLRNHYPWLPMPKVHLDLCPLLKRLGFKGGLKRIEKVFGLARPSEIDGLDGFEAVRLWRKWQHQKDVKALEKLILYNREDVINLLYLAEITYQGLKHLVLTRHVPALTVSSEGVIRRPYELTEIRLKKMSNR, from the coding sequence ATGCTATATCGTACTTTTTTATTTTTGCCAGGGGTTAGCGAAAGGACTGAGTTTTTCCTCTGGCAAGAAGGTGTTACCCATTGGTGGAAGCTTTTGGAAGCAGAAAGCCTTCCAGGGATATCCCCTGGGAGGCTTTCTTTTTGGAAGAAAAAACTTAGTCAAGTCATTATTTTTAAAGAAAACCTCGCCTCTTTAGCTGAGATTTTGCCCAAGCGCCATCACTGGCGTTTGTATCAAAAATTCAAAAATCGAGCCCTTTTTCTTGATATTGAAACAGATGGTTTAAAGAAGGGTCTAAACCAAGTGACTGTACTAGGCCTTTTTGATGGAGAAGAATATAAAGCCTTTATTGCTGGAGAAAATTTAGAAGAAGGCCTTCAAATTTTAGCTGATGCCGAACTGGTAGTTACTTTTGGAGGCTCTTTTTTTGATTTTCCTTTCTTAAGAAATCACTATCCCTGGCTCCCCATGCCAAAAGTCCATTTAGATCTTTGCCCTTTGCTGAAACGGTTGGGCTTTAAAGGAGGCCTTAAACGTATTGAAAAAGTCTTTGGCTTAGCCCGTCCCAGCGAGATAGACGGCCTTGACGGCTTTGAAGCCGTAAGGCTCTGGCGCAAGTGGCAACACCAAAAAGATGTAAAAGCTTTAGAAAAGCTTATTCTTTATAATCGAGAAGACGTAATAAATCTTTTATATCTAGCCGAAATTACCTATCAAGGCCTAAAACATCTTGTCTTGACACGGCATGTTCCCGCTCTTACGGTCTCCTCGGAAGGGGTTATCAGGAGGCCGTATGAACTTACTGAAATTAGACTTAAAAAAATGTCTAACAGATAA
- the hcp gene encoding hydroxylamine reductase, producing MFCNQCEQTAKGVACTKIGVCGKDHETDVLQDLLIYALQGLGKVAQAGRQVGIDEKNVNFFTCEALFATLTNVNFDQEAIKNYIFKAIELREQLKEKIKAKGGEAPEDGSAGFNPPKEHEALLKAAEQIEPRPETAKDPDIFSLKLTTIYSLKGIAAYQYHATKLGEEDPMVYEYMHRALATLESNELGLEDWVNMVLELGKVNLKVMELLDRANHKNFGVPKPTEVPLGHKAGKAILVSGHDLEDLYELLKQTEGKGIYVYTHGEMLPAHGYPELKKFEHFYGHYGTAWQNQQKEFPEFPGPIVMTTNCLMPPKEAYKDRVFTLGPVAFPGVKHISGHDFSEVIEMAQNMEGFKEDSNGRKVLTGFAHETVLSVADKVIEGVKSGAIKHFFLVGGCDGAKPGRNYYTRFVELTPKDTIVLTLGCGKFRFFDKDLGTIGDLPRLLDMGQCNDAYSAIQVALALAKAFNVDVNELPLSLIVSWYEQKAVAILLTLLYLGIKNIYLGPTLPAFLSPNVLKFLADKYDIKPISDPETDLKACLKG from the coding sequence ATGTTTTGCAATCAGTGTGAACAAACAGCCAAAGGTGTAGCCTGCACCAAAATCGGCGTGTGCGGTAAAGACCATGAGACAGACGTTTTGCAGGATCTTTTGATTTATGCGCTACAGGGGCTTGGCAAAGTAGCTCAGGCTGGCCGCCAGGTGGGCATAGACGAAAAAAACGTAAACTTTTTTACCTGTGAAGCCCTTTTTGCCACTTTAACTAACGTTAACTTTGACCAGGAAGCTATCAAAAACTATATCTTTAAGGCCATTGAACTTAGGGAGCAGCTCAAAGAAAAGATTAAGGCCAAAGGCGGCGAGGCTCCTGAAGACGGCTCTGCCGGGTTTAATCCCCCAAAAGAACACGAAGCCCTTTTAAAAGCAGCCGAACAGATCGAACCCCGCCCTGAAACGGCCAAAGACCCTGACATTTTCTCCCTGAAGTTGACTACTATCTACAGCCTAAAAGGTATAGCTGCTTATCAGTATCACGCCACTAAACTCGGCGAAGAAGACCCCATGGTCTATGAATACATGCACCGCGCCCTGGCCACCCTTGAGTCAAACGAGTTAGGGCTTGAAGATTGGGTAAACATGGTCCTTGAGTTAGGTAAAGTAAACCTCAAGGTTATGGAATTGCTTGACAGGGCCAATCACAAAAACTTCGGTGTGCCCAAGCCAACGGAAGTACCGCTGGGACATAAGGCCGGCAAAGCCATATTGGTCTCTGGCCATGATTTAGAAGATCTCTATGAACTTCTTAAACAAACTGAAGGCAAAGGTATCTATGTCTATACCCACGGAGAGATGCTACCAGCCCACGGCTATCCTGAACTCAAAAAATTTGAGCATTTTTACGGCCACTACGGCACCGCCTGGCAAAATCAACAAAAAGAATTTCCAGAATTTCCTGGACCTATTGTAATGACTACTAATTGTTTGATGCCGCCCAAAGAAGCCTACAAAGACCGTGTTTTCACCTTGGGGCCGGTAGCTTTCCCCGGCGTGAAGCATATCTCTGGACATGATTTTTCAGAAGTTATTGAAATGGCCCAAAATATGGAAGGCTTTAAGGAAGACTCTAACGGACGCAAAGTGCTGACAGGTTTTGCCCACGAAACAGTGCTATCCGTGGCTGACAAAGTTATTGAAGGGGTAAAAAGCGGCGCTATTAAACACTTCTTCCTGGTAGGAGGTTGTGATGGCGCAAAACCCGGCCGCAATTATTACACCAGGTTTGTTGAACTTACGCCCAAAGATACCATTGTCCTTACCCTTGGATGCGGGAAATTCCGCTTCTTTGACAAAGATTTAGGGACTATTGGCGATTTACCGAGGCTGCTAGATATGGGCCAGTGTAATGATGCCTACTCGGCTATCCAGGTAGCGCTGGCTCTGGCCAAGGCCTTTAACGTAGATGTAAACGAACTCCCCCTTTCGCTCATTGTGTCCTGGTACGAACAAAAGGCCGTAGCTATTCTTTTGACCTTGCTTTACCTGGGCATAAAAAATATTTACCTTGGCCCAACTCTTCCGGCCTTTCTTTCACCAAACGTGCTCAAGTTTCTGGCGGACAAATACGATATAAAGCCCATTTCTGATCCTGAAACTGATCTTAAGGCCTGCCTGAAAGGCTAA
- a CDS encoding ComF family protein — translation MSKDELFLPLKTPFLYEEPLKRAIKALKYKESVHLIREMGRFFRKEFLPLPEEFVVCPVPLHPKRLAQRGFNQTLFLAREIFGQNAVKELLIRHKNTRPQAGLTRQARVKNIKGAFKVTDFALVEGKKILLFDDVLTTGATLAECARVLLKAGAAKIEVATLARRG, via the coding sequence TTGAGTAAAGATGAGCTTTTCTTGCCCTTAAAAACTCCCTTTTTATATGAAGAGCCCTTGAAAAGGGCCATTAAAGCCCTCAAATACAAGGAAAGTGTCCACCTAATACGAGAAATGGGAAGATTCTTTCGTAAAGAGTTTTTACCTTTGCCTGAAGAATTCGTGGTGTGTCCGGTGCCGCTTCATCCTAAACGCCTGGCCCAAAGAGGTTTTAACCAGACTTTATTTCTGGCCCGGGAAATATTCGGCCAAAACGCCGTAAAAGAGTTGCTAATTCGTCACAAAAATACCAGGCCCCAGGCCGGACTTACTCGCCAGGCCAGAGTCAAAAACATAAAAGGGGCCTTCAAGGTCACAGATTTCGCGTTGGTGGAGGGGAAAAAGATATTGTTATTTGATGATGTGCTTACCACTGGCGCTACGCTGGCGGAGTGTGCCCGCGTACTTTTAAAGGCCGGAGCCGCTAAAATAGAAGTGGCTACCCTGGCCAGAAGAGGCTAA